Proteins from a genomic interval of Candidatus Methylomirabilis lanthanidiphila:
- the ftsA gene encoding Cell division protein FtsA yields the protein MIAYNIVTQITVMCAWLRRQTELVGLDIGTSSIKAVHLQRSRGSYRVAELGIVPLHPGTIVDGMIMDAAAVSTAIRHLFDTHGITVKDVAFSVSGHSVIIKKIKTPRMQAAELREGIAWEAAQHIPYAIDDVNLDFQILRGKDSGLAEMDVLLVAVKKDILNDYLSAISAAGLNVAVVDVGVFAIENTFTMLKKVQPGEVVALVNVGAAATNINILSDGISDFTRDSPLGGNRHTESVERSIGVSFEQAEALKRGKPVEGHSFREAEPVIEMVNSELAGEIRRSFDFYYSTSQHDTIHRMVLSGGCALLPGLADYLSSTLELPVEVANPFQYIHAEPKKYDAQFLASIAPQMAVAVGLALREAEENAG from the coding sequence GTGATAGCGTATAATATAGTAACACAGATAACAGTGATGTGTGCGTGGTTAAGGCGTCAAACGGAGCTGGTTGGACTGGATATCGGGACCAGTTCTATTAAGGCTGTCCATCTTCAACGATCACGGGGTTCCTATAGGGTGGCGGAACTCGGCATCGTCCCTCTCCATCCCGGGACGATCGTGGATGGAATGATTATGGACGCTGCTGCCGTGAGCACCGCCATCCGACACCTGTTCGACACGCACGGCATAACGGTCAAGGACGTTGCCTTTTCTGTCTCCGGGCATTCGGTGATCATCAAAAAGATAAAGACGCCGAGGATGCAGGCGGCAGAGCTTCGCGAGGGGATCGCGTGGGAGGCTGCACAGCATATTCCCTATGCGATCGACGATGTCAACCTCGACTTCCAGATCCTGCGAGGCAAAGACTCCGGCTTGGCTGAGATGGATGTGCTGCTGGTGGCGGTCAAAAAGGATATCCTGAATGACTATCTCTCCGCCATCTCCGCAGCCGGACTGAATGTCGCCGTTGTTGATGTAGGCGTCTTCGCTATCGAGAATACCTTTACGATGCTGAAAAAGGTTCAGCCGGGCGAGGTGGTCGCGCTCGTCAATGTGGGAGCGGCTGCCACCAACATCAATATCCTCTCTGACGGAATCTCCGACTTTACCCGGGATAGTCCGCTGGGGGGCAACCGACACACCGAATCGGTGGAGAGAAGCATCGGTGTAAGTTTTGAACAGGCCGAGGCGTTAAAAAGAGGTAAGCCGGTCGAGGGGCACAGCTTCAGGGAGGCGGAACCGGTCATCGAGATGGTCAACAGCGAATTAGCCGGTGAGATACGACGCTCGTTCGATTTTTATTACTCAACAAGTCAACACGACACCATCCATCGAATGGTCTTAAGCGGCGGATGTGCACTGTTGCCAGGGCTGGCCGACTACCTTTCAAGTACGCTTGAGCTTCCCGTTGAGGTTGCCAATCCCTTCCAATATATTCATGCTGAGCCGAAAAAGTACGATGCTCAATTCCTGGCCTCGATCGCACCTCAGATGGCAGTCGCCGTGGGATTGGCCCTTCGCGAAGCGGAGGAGAACGCGGGATGA
- the pilQ gene encoding Type IV pilus biogenesis and competence protein PilQ precursor has product MKLFGECAITRSRTRWLAGVVLFMFFTSCATRGVSTRGTSQHALGDLPSPIASIAVKVVDVTGVRVLAERPGETSIAVIADGPLDDYASCVMQTPLALVIDLSHARNAISQPVVLPPGSRVLRVTTMQLQPLPDPVLRLTFDLNQLVPYRVEVTPNGLQILAGSEISEQAPVAQGTERLEQAADTSRSAASATPMAKKPGMNHVKPADAESLRVAPSPPQRSAASAATRRAGREAAGESGQTASVLPSAGAKQPITTAPAAPTTAGNKRLSLDFKGADLDDLLRLISEVSGLNVVVAHGLKDRKDRDVTARLHNVEWRQALDVILRAKGLSYEQDGNLIYVGSKGEIQKSKEKRVEEMADVAQKHWKLEEAKRKAEDERKRVEEEERRYAEEAPCVRVIRVAYMKASDMKKHLERLKTRRGSIDLEETTNTLIISDAESVCLKMTTLAKELDTPPKDPFATRLLPFNYAKAGDLKTHLTALKTSQGSVIVDERSSRIIIKDLPEAVERMEALLKQIDIQTPQVLIEARIVEATRQFSQSLGIQWGGTGVPTKAGSTTGVTAFGGSSPSGTSSSSGGSSSSSGGSGGLPLRFPGLVPPIGNPFPSTGGGVPYLGPVPLAVNLPVTSPHFALGMTIGSLANRFLVGAQLSAAETQGKIRTLSSPRVATQDNEEAEIKQGTQVPYTTIDSSGRTVVQFQDAFIKLKVKPHITPDGRVSMKVEAERSFPGQRVDFSQGFVFPINTRKATTNIMVQNGSTVVIGGLLQSTETIATDQVPVFGDIPVLGWLFKRRSIGPDERVELLIFLTPSVLEESRL; this is encoded by the coding sequence ATGAAGCTATTTGGGGAGTGCGCGATCACGCGTTCACGAACGCGTTGGCTTGCCGGCGTCGTGTTGTTCATGTTCTTCACATCCTGCGCAACCCGCGGTGTGTCAACGAGAGGGACTTCGCAACACGCTTTGGGCGATTTGCCCTCGCCGATCGCCTCCATTGCGGTGAAAGTCGTCGATGTGACCGGCGTACGGGTCTTGGCGGAGAGGCCGGGTGAGACCTCAATCGCTGTAATCGCCGATGGGCCACTGGACGATTATGCCTCGTGTGTGATGCAGACACCGCTGGCCCTCGTCATCGATCTCTCCCATGCTCGCAACGCAATCAGTCAGCCTGTCGTCCTGCCGCCCGGTTCCCGTGTCTTGCGGGTCACGACGATGCAACTTCAGCCATTGCCGGACCCGGTCCTTCGCTTGACGTTCGATCTCAACCAACTGGTGCCGTATCGCGTAGAGGTCACCCCAAACGGTTTACAGATCCTGGCCGGCTCTGAGATCTCCGAGCAGGCGCCGGTTGCACAAGGGACGGAACGACTGGAGCAGGCCGCCGACACATCTCGATCTGCTGCGTCTGCAACACCGATGGCAAAGAAGCCTGGGATGAATCACGTGAAGCCGGCGGATGCGGAGTCGTTGCGCGTCGCGCCGTCGCCACCGCAGAGATCTGCCGCTTCAGCGGCAACCCGTCGCGCCGGCCGTGAGGCGGCCGGCGAATCGGGGCAGACAGCGTCAGTGTTGCCTTCGGCCGGTGCGAAGCAGCCGATCACGACTGCGCCGGCGGCACCAACCACCGCCGGCAACAAACGATTGTCGCTGGACTTCAAGGGCGCGGATCTTGATGACCTGCTTCGCCTCATCTCCGAGGTGAGCGGACTCAATGTCGTGGTTGCACACGGCCTCAAGGATCGGAAGGACCGTGACGTCACAGCGCGCCTGCATAATGTCGAGTGGCGTCAAGCGTTGGATGTAATTCTCAGAGCCAAAGGCCTCAGCTATGAGCAGGACGGCAATCTGATCTATGTGGGTTCGAAAGGCGAGATCCAAAAGAGCAAGGAAAAGCGTGTAGAAGAGATGGCGGATGTTGCGCAGAAGCATTGGAAGCTGGAGGAGGCGAAGCGAAAGGCCGAAGATGAAAGAAAGCGGGTAGAAGAAGAAGAGCGGCGTTATGCTGAAGAGGCTCCGTGTGTGAGGGTCATTCGCGTGGCGTATATGAAAGCATCGGATATGAAGAAGCACCTCGAGCGACTCAAGACGCGACGAGGAAGTATCGATCTGGAGGAAACGACGAACACGCTGATTATCAGCGATGCGGAGTCTGTGTGCCTCAAGATGACCACGCTTGCCAAGGAACTGGATACGCCGCCAAAAGACCCCTTTGCCACCAGGCTGCTGCCGTTCAATTATGCAAAGGCCGGTGATTTGAAGACTCATCTGACTGCGCTGAAGACATCGCAAGGCAGCGTCATTGTGGATGAGCGATCAAGCCGCATCATCATCAAAGATCTTCCCGAGGCCGTAGAGCGGATGGAGGCGCTTCTGAAACAGATCGATATTCAGACGCCGCAGGTCCTGATCGAGGCGAGAATCGTCGAGGCCACCCGCCAATTCTCTCAAAGCCTCGGGATTCAATGGGGAGGGACAGGGGTTCCGACGAAAGCGGGGAGCACAACTGGCGTAACGGCCTTTGGCGGGAGTTCCCCGTCCGGAACGAGTTCCTCATCTGGGGGCAGTTCCTCCTCATCTGGAGGGAGTGGCGGCCTTCCGCTCAGATTCCCCGGCCTCGTACCGCCGATTGGCAATCCATTTCCCTCGACAGGAGGAGGGGTCCCCTACCTGGGTCCGGTGCCGCTTGCCGTGAATCTTCCGGTGACGTCGCCGCACTTCGCGCTCGGCATGACCATTGGGAGCCTCGCCAATCGATTCCTCGTGGGGGCGCAGCTTTCGGCGGCTGAAACCCAGGGCAAGATCAGAACCTTGTCGTCGCCGAGGGTGGCAACCCAGGACAATGAAGAGGCAGAGATCAAACAGGGCACACAGGTTCCATATACCACTATCGACAGCTCAGGGAGGACGGTTGTTCAATTCCAGGATGCATTTATTAAACTGAAGGTGAAGCCTCACATTACGCCTGACGGCCGCGTTTCAATGAAAGTCGAGGCTGAGCGTTCTTTCCCGGGACAACGGGTGGATTTTTCGCAAGGATTTGTGTTTCCTATCAACACGCGCAAGGCGACGACGAATATCATGGTTCAGAATGGCTCGACTGTCGTCATTGGTGGTCTGCTGCAGTCTACCGAGACAATCGCGACAGATCAGGTTCCGGTGTTTGGCGACATCCCAGTCCTGGGCTGGCTCTTCAAGCGTCGTTCAATCGGACCGGATGAGCGCGTGGAACTTCTGATCTTCCTCACTCCCTCCGTCCTTGAGGAGTCACGGCTCTAG
- a CDS encoding SAF domain protein produces the protein MPVKRLILMLATALICAVLASVLVVRYVRTREEEARRTRMEAQPIVVAANNIPMGTRLDAGLITVRDWPKAGVPQGALSERDAAVGRLVKGEITRDEPILESRLFPKDVSGTPGIMSVMVPPGKRAMAVGVNEVIGVSGFILPKDRVDVIATRSDQSSKSSETILQNIEVLAAGKRLEQEGKQNVEVPTLTLAVSPPEAERLALALQQGKIHIALRSVMDRDRQEGHLAASAQEAVVRRKAGSRKTQADTKPEKKEGKMIEIEVIRGDKRTTETYPIETP, from the coding sequence ATGCCTGTAAAACGCCTGATCCTTATGCTCGCCACGGCGTTGATCTGTGCCGTCCTCGCCAGCGTTCTGGTTGTCAGGTACGTTCGGACGCGAGAGGAAGAGGCGAGGCGCACCAGAATGGAGGCCCAACCGATCGTTGTCGCCGCGAACAACATCCCAATGGGAACCCGCCTTGACGCCGGCCTCATTACGGTGCGGGACTGGCCGAAGGCCGGTGTGCCACAAGGGGCCCTCTCAGAACGCGACGCGGCAGTCGGTCGCCTTGTAAAAGGCGAGATTACCCGCGATGAGCCGATACTCGAGAGCCGCCTGTTTCCAAAGGACGTAAGCGGGACGCCAGGGATCATGTCGGTCATGGTGCCTCCCGGCAAGCGCGCCATGGCGGTCGGGGTCAATGAGGTCATCGGTGTCAGCGGATTCATCCTGCCGAAAGACCGGGTGGACGTCATTGCCACCAGAAGCGACCAATCGAGTAAATCATCTGAAACGATTCTACAAAACATCGAGGTGCTGGCTGCGGGAAAGCGCCTGGAGCAGGAAGGCAAGCAAAACGTCGAGGTCCCCACCCTGACATTAGCCGTGAGCCCGCCCGAGGCGGAACGCCTTGCCCTCGCTTTGCAGCAAGGCAAGATCCATATCGCCCTGCGATCCGTTATGGACAGGGACAGGCAGGAGGGGCATCTTGCGGCGTCTGCGCAGGAAGCCGTCGTGCGAAGGAAAGCCGGAAGCCGAAAAACTCAAGCGGATACCAAACCAGAAAAAAAGGAAGGGAAAATGATCGAAATCGAGGTGATCCGGGGCGACAAGCGCACCACTGAAACCTACCCGATCGAGACGCCCTGA
- a CDS encoding Pilus assembly protein, PilO yields MLTSSDLSAYTANIPQRQKIAIGVIFGAIVAIVYWQLFLQSAWTARSEAKSELLRLSAEAERTRQIASQRPRLEQDITRLQAQLERTVQQLPTEKEIPTLLKRVAGLGQEADLNVALFKPGTTVAKEFYTEVPVQLKIMGTYHNLGLLFERLGRLERIVNVADLTIRQAAKGQRTGDTIQAEFGVVTYTYSGAMGAKSGEAASASQ; encoded by the coding sequence ATGCTGACTTCCAGTGATCTATCGGCCTATACCGCAAACATTCCGCAAAGGCAGAAGATCGCCATCGGCGTCATATTCGGCGCCATCGTGGCCATCGTGTATTGGCAATTGTTTCTCCAATCGGCGTGGACGGCGCGAAGCGAGGCGAAATCGGAACTGCTGCGGTTGAGTGCGGAGGCGGAGCGGACCCGGCAGATCGCGAGCCAACGACCTCGTCTGGAACAAGACATCACGCGCCTACAGGCGCAGCTTGAGCGTACGGTCCAACAGCTTCCGACTGAAAAGGAGATTCCAACGTTATTGAAACGAGTTGCGGGCCTTGGTCAGGAAGCGGATCTCAACGTGGCTCTGTTCAAGCCGGGGACCACTGTGGCGAAGGAGTTCTATACCGAGGTTCCAGTACAACTGAAGATCATGGGGACATACCATAACCTCGGCCTGCTCTTTGAGCGGCTTGGTCGGTTGGAACGGATCGTCAACGTCGCTGACTTGACGATCCGCCAGGCCGCAAAAGGACAGAGAACCGGAGATACCATCCAGGCCGAGTTTGGCGTGGTGACCTACACCTATTCGGGCGCTATGGGAGCGAAGAGCGGTGAGGCTGCAAGCGCGTCACAATAG
- a CDS encoding type 11 methyltransferase, with protein MIGLIERLLEHPAVYAAWQAPFVARKFAPVERQIRDQPIRRVLDVGCGPGTNTARFEHADYIGIDINERYLTIARSKYHGRFIQADLAHADISSLGRFDTIIVNSLLHHLPDSAVAHILRQLPQLLEPDGRVHVLELVLPERPSLAKLMARLDRGQYPRSVGDWRGLFVAHFDPVLIEPYQVGGGLWAMVYLQGQTKACASP; from the coding sequence ATGATAGGTCTCATCGAGCGTCTTCTGGAGCATCCGGCTGTTTACGCCGCGTGGCAGGCGCCATTCGTGGCCCGGAAGTTTGCCCCCGTCGAGCGACAGATCCGCGACCAGCCGATCAGAAGAGTCCTCGATGTCGGGTGCGGGCCCGGGACTAACACTGCGCGGTTCGAACACGCGGACTACATCGGGATCGATATCAACGAGCGTTACCTGACTATCGCGAGGTCGAAGTATCACGGTCGATTCATCCAGGCCGATTTGGCGCATGCCGACATCTCCTCGCTTGGCCGCTTTGACACCATCATCGTGAATAGCCTCCTGCACCATCTGCCCGACAGCGCCGTTGCACACATCCTGAGACAGTTACCGCAGCTCCTCGAGCCAGACGGACGCGTACATGTTCTCGAACTCGTATTGCCGGAGCGACCCTCCCTAGCTAAACTGATGGCCAGGCTCGATCGGGGTCAGTACCCCAGATCGGTTGGGGATTGGCGTGGGCTGTTCGTCGCCCACTTCGATCCGGTGCTCATCGAGCCTTATCAAGTCGGCGGAGGACTCTGGGCGATGGTGTATCTTCAAGGGCAAACCAAGGCATGCGCCTCTCCATAG
- a CDS encoding Pili assembly protein, with the protein MIKINLLPREQRRKSGRVRAPRAGYAAMAVLAVVGMWGCWLMVRWDMAQLQADIVATKDNIARHQQVVRLVEQYTRDQKQRQERLTVVQRLAASQNSPVRLLDGISQALPEGGWLTSINKVSGKLVIQGYASSHFVVAEMMLALQQLTQLVNSVELSFSELELYEGRPVERFEILLTLSE; encoded by the coding sequence ATGATCAAGATCAATCTGCTGCCGCGTGAGCAGCGTCGAAAAAGTGGCCGGGTCAGAGCTCCTCGGGCTGGGTATGCAGCCATGGCCGTTCTGGCTGTTGTCGGGATGTGGGGATGCTGGCTTATGGTGAGGTGGGACATGGCGCAACTCCAGGCAGACATCGTGGCGACCAAGGACAACATTGCGAGACACCAACAGGTTGTCCGATTGGTTGAACAATATACTCGAGACCAGAAACAACGTCAGGAGCGTCTGACGGTCGTCCAGCGCCTGGCTGCCAGTCAAAATAGTCCCGTCCGTCTGCTCGATGGCATCAGCCAGGCGTTGCCCGAGGGAGGTTGGCTCACCAGTATCAATAAAGTCTCAGGGAAGCTCGTGATTCAAGGATACGCGTCGTCACATTTTGTGGTCGCGGAAATGATGCTGGCTCTTCAACAACTCACGCAACTCGTGAATAGCGTCGAGCTGAGCTTTTCGGAGCTCGAGTTGTATGAAGGTAGACCGGTCGAACGATTTGAAATTCTATTGACCTTATCGGAGTAG
- a CDS encoding polypeptide N-acetylgalactosaminyltransferase yields MDASYADVYPELYKHHWWWRVREEILLRKIGGLLIDVSGHARILDVGCGAGLFFDALEHLGHVEGIESDASAITRAGRWGSRIVAGELDASYRPTQPFDLILMLDVIEHIHDPTHLLRRAGEILNPSGRIVVTVPAFDWIWTPHDDINYRVRRYTAGQLRSTMDRAGLVTLETRYLFQSLVGPKLLIRAKEALISTRPRVPQVPAPAWNAGLRVWCRAEYLLAGWLPFGNSLMAVATGANPRG; encoded by the coding sequence ATGGATGCGTCATACGCAGATGTCTATCCGGAACTGTATAAACATCATTGGTGGTGGCGAGTCCGCGAGGAGATCTTGCTCCGCAAAATTGGGGGCCTTCTCATTGATGTCTCGGGACACGCCAGAATCCTCGATGTCGGGTGTGGGGCCGGCCTCTTCTTCGACGCGCTGGAACATTTGGGTCACGTGGAAGGTATCGAGTCGGACGCGTCGGCCATCACACGAGCCGGGCGCTGGGGCAGCCGCATCGTTGCAGGAGAGTTAGACGCCTCGTACCGGCCGACGCAACCGTTCGATCTCATCCTGATGCTCGACGTGATCGAACACATTCACGATCCTACTCATCTGCTTCGACGTGCTGGGGAGATTCTGAACCCTAGCGGTCGCATCGTGGTGACCGTGCCTGCATTCGACTGGATCTGGACTCCACACGATGACATAAACTACCGTGTCAGACGGTATACGGCTGGCCAACTGAGGAGCACAATGGATCGGGCCGGGCTGGTCACCCTGGAAACGCGTTACCTATTCCAGTCATTGGTCGGGCCCAAGCTGCTGATTCGTGCGAAGGAGGCGCTGATCTCCACACGACCGCGGGTCCCGCAGGTACCGGCGCCCGCTTGGAACGCCGGGCTTCGCGTGTGGTGTCGCGCAGAGTATCTCCTCGCCGGCTGGCTGCCGTTTGGCAACTCTCTCATGGCCGTCGCAACCGGCGCCAACCCGAGAGGTTAA
- a CDS encoding glycosyl transferase has product MRLSIGIPVFNEEAVLPQLITRLLPVLNSIPGGPHEVVFVDDGSTDGTRGILVSAARRDRRMKVVALSRNFGHQAAMSAALDYATGDAVVLMDGDLQDEPEVIPEFVRHYEAGAHVVYARRASREEGLVLRTSYLLFYRLLSSLAEVKLPLDAGDFALLGSPVIAAVRRLPERERYLRGLRAWVGFTQVGVDVPRRARFAGKSKYSTWKLIKLALDGLCSFSIVPLRAAALAGLVAIVLSSIFAAYSIYMRLMVGTVPAGFTASLLVMTFLSGVQLLFLAVIGEYLGRIYGEAKGRPPYVVAEIVNGCD; this is encoded by the coding sequence ATGCGCCTCTCCATAGGCATTCCCGTCTTCAATGAGGAGGCGGTCCTGCCGCAGCTCATCACAAGGCTCCTGCCCGTCCTGAACTCGATTCCGGGAGGCCCGCACGAAGTCGTGTTCGTTGACGATGGCAGCACCGATGGGACACGGGGAATCCTGGTGAGCGCAGCTCGGCGTGACCGGCGCATGAAGGTCGTCGCGCTCTCACGGAACTTCGGTCATCAGGCAGCCATGTCGGCCGCTCTCGACTACGCCACAGGCGACGCCGTCGTGCTGATGGACGGGGACCTACAGGACGAACCGGAAGTGATCCCCGAGTTCGTTCGCCATTACGAGGCGGGCGCCCACGTCGTCTACGCGCGTCGCGCGTCGCGCGAGGAAGGGTTGGTCCTTCGCACGTCGTATCTGCTCTTCTACAGGTTGCTCTCTTCGCTTGCGGAGGTAAAGCTGCCACTCGACGCCGGCGATTTTGCTCTCCTCGGGTCGCCGGTCATTGCCGCTGTTCGGCGCCTTCCCGAACGCGAGCGCTATCTACGAGGCTTGCGGGCCTGGGTCGGGTTCACCCAGGTCGGCGTGGACGTGCCCCGGCGCGCACGATTCGCCGGAAAATCCAAGTACTCGACCTGGAAGCTCATAAAGCTGGCGCTCGATGGATTATGTTCATTCTCTATCGTACCGCTACGAGCGGCCGCGCTGGCCGGTCTGGTCGCCATCGTCCTGTCGTCCATATTCGCCGCTTACTCAATCTACATGCGCCTCATGGTCGGCACGGTGCCCGCGGGGTTCACGGCTTCGCTCCTCGTGATGACGTTCTTGTCCGGCGTGCAACTGCTCTTTCTGGCCGTCATCGGCGAGTATCTTGGCCGGATCTACGGCGAAGCGAAAGGTCGCCCGCCATATGTGGTCGCCGAAATCGTGAACGGCTGCGACTGA
- the pulD gene encoding Type II secretion system protein D precursor, translated as MSEIRSVWSGWLVQTMLLFVTTSCVAGGLPTAKAVGQPLPALPSPTAARPAQVAEVTGVQVLAEASGDVAILVIADGPLTDYESSALYDPPRLVIDLPRARHAITRPANLPSGSPILSIQTFQYQEHPIPVVRLVLDLKVLLPYRMELSRNNLQILVSAEGSEQAPPAQQPQSGVSPVEPPAARAVEVPMVSGKDGKERDATVPGALTSTAETNGSTPDPRVLAGRETTQVQVAVGRSMVLDLSRQLQRVSVTNPEIANIQLVPPSQILINGKAPGITTLIAWTHEATQYFDIVVTADLSLLQQAIKDLAPQEEIEVKAARTSVVLSGTVSNPSLTVKAAELAKAFLPDKTAVVNLLHLSEPHQIMLKVEVAEVNRNALRELGFDFINLGTTFGLAVFGGTTGGVLNTSIDKDGAIRFDPRTSAIISQGNTRTFLRALEQKGLLKSLARPTLIAASGASASFLVGGEFPYPSVQGGGGAGGGTSVTIQFKPFGIRLDFTPTLNDLGSINLKIAPEVSDLDFVNAVTIQGFTLPSLTTRRASTMVDLKSGQSLAIGGLIKVADRKTLTKFPILGDVPVLGALFRSTKFVRDETDLIIFVTPDIVKPFALGQAPNLEEQMKTTPEEAKEMRQVPGR; from the coding sequence ATGAGCGAGATCCGTTCTGTGTGGAGCGGTTGGCTCGTACAGACCATGTTGCTGTTCGTCACCACATCCTGCGTTGCCGGCGGATTACCGACCGCCAAAGCCGTGGGACAGCCGTTGCCGGCCCTGCCCTCTCCGACCGCTGCTCGGCCGGCGCAGGTCGCCGAGGTAACCGGTGTGCAGGTCTTGGCGGAGGCATCCGGCGACGTGGCCATCCTCGTAATCGCGGATGGACCGCTGACGGACTATGAATCGTCCGCGCTTTACGACCCGCCACGCCTCGTCATCGATCTGCCCCGCGCCAGACACGCGATCACCCGGCCCGCGAACCTGCCGTCCGGCTCCCCCATCCTGAGCATCCAGACCTTTCAATATCAGGAGCATCCCATCCCCGTAGTCCGTCTTGTCCTCGATCTCAAGGTGCTGTTGCCGTATCGGATGGAACTGAGTCGCAACAACCTGCAGATCCTCGTGAGCGCGGAAGGGTCCGAACAGGCGCCTCCGGCACAGCAACCGCAGTCTGGGGTAAGTCCGGTCGAACCACCTGCGGCGCGCGCTGTCGAAGTTCCCATGGTAAGCGGTAAGGACGGAAAGGAACGGGATGCGACCGTTCCTGGAGCCCTGACATCGACCGCCGAAACCAACGGCTCGACCCCGGACCCGCGCGTCCTGGCCGGCCGCGAGACCACTCAGGTGCAGGTGGCTGTCGGTAGGTCCATGGTCTTAGATCTTTCGAGACAACTTCAGCGGGTGTCTGTCACGAATCCCGAGATCGCGAACATTCAGCTCGTACCCCCAAGCCAGATCCTGATCAACGGAAAGGCCCCGGGGATCACCACGCTGATCGCCTGGACCCATGAGGCAACGCAATACTTTGACATTGTCGTGACGGCAGATCTTTCTTTGCTGCAGCAGGCGATCAAAGATCTCGCCCCCCAGGAAGAGATCGAGGTGAAGGCGGCCCGAACGTCGGTTGTGCTGTCCGGGACCGTGTCGAACCCGTCGCTGACCGTCAAGGCCGCCGAACTTGCCAAGGCCTTCTTGCCGGACAAGACTGCGGTAGTCAACCTGCTTCACCTCAGCGAACCGCACCAGATCATGCTCAAGGTAGAGGTGGCGGAGGTGAATCGGAACGCCCTCCGCGAGCTCGGCTTCGACTTTATCAATCTGGGGACCACCTTTGGTCTCGCAGTATTTGGCGGAACGACCGGCGGCGTGCTCAATACAAGTATTGATAAGGATGGAGCGATACGCTTCGACCCGCGCACGTCCGCAATTATCAGCCAGGGCAACACAAGGACTTTCTTGCGTGCCTTAGAGCAAAAGGGTCTTCTTAAGTCGCTGGCGCGTCCGACGCTCATCGCGGCGAGTGGGGCAAGCGCGAGTTTCTTAGTGGGGGGCGAATTCCCATATCCATCGGTCCAAGGCGGGGGCGGAGCAGGCGGAGGAACCTCCGTCACCATCCAGTTCAAACCGTTCGGCATCCGATTGGACTTCACGCCGACGCTGAACGACCTGGGATCGATCAACCTCAAAATTGCGCCGGAGGTCAGCGACCTGGATTTCGTCAATGCCGTCACGATTCAAGGGTTCACGCTCCCATCGCTTACAACCAGGCGGGCATCTACCATGGTAGACCTCAAGTCCGGCCAGAGCTTGGCGATCGGCGGACTTATCAAAGTTGCGGACCGCAAAACACTCACGAAGTTTCCGATCCTGGGCGATGTCCCCGTTCTCGGAGCCCTTTTCAGGAGCACGAAATTCGTCAGGGACGAGACCGATCTGATCATCTTTGTGACCCCGGACATTGTCAAACCGTTCGCATTGGGGCAGGCGCCGAATCTGGAGGAACAGATGAAAACAACGCCCGAAGAGGCGAAAGAGATGCGCCAGGTCCCTGGCAGGTGA
- a CDS encoding tryptophan synthase subunit alpha has translation MIRAETDLPLAMEFSISTPEQVRMVAMTAAGVIVGSAIISLLEQTAGQLD, from the coding sequence ATGATCAGAGCCGAGACCGACCTGCCGCTTGCGATGGAGTTTAGCATCTCAACGCCAGAGCAGGTGCGAATGGTGGCGATGACGGCCGCCGGCGTGATCGTCGGAAGTGCGATCATCTCGCTGTTGGAACAGACGGCCGGACAGCTCGATTAG
- a CDS encoding TadE-like protein has translation MRQLGKKRSRIGGEAGSTIVEMALILPLFLLLVFGIFEFGRAWLIINTLNHAAREAVRLASVTPNLTTNNGAVITKATTILTSAGIAGATVTNTAATGTPLETTVNIALTYTWLTGIGPLLGFSFAGTIPLSSSATMRYEL, from the coding sequence ATGCGTCAACTGGGGAAAAAAAGATCGCGCATTGGTGGTGAGGCCGGTTCGACGATCGTGGAGATGGCTCTCATCCTCCCCCTGTTTTTGCTCCTGGTCTTTGGAATCTTCGAGTTCGGGCGGGCCTGGTTGATCATTAACACCTTGAACCACGCTGCCAGGGAGGCAGTGAGGCTTGCTTCTGTCACGCCGAATCTTACGACAAACAATGGCGCAGTGATCACCAAGGCAACGACTATCCTAACAAGTGCCGGGATCGCCGGGGCCACGGTGACCAATACCGCGGCGACGGGGACACCTCTCGAGACGACGGTCAACATTGCGCTTACCTACACGTGGCTGACGGGGATCGGGCCGCTCCTCGGGTTCAGTTTTGCCGGAACCATCCCGCTCTCGAGTTCCGCCACTATGCGCTACGAGCTATGA